The following are encoded together in the Microterricola viridarii genome:
- a CDS encoding peroxidase family protein: MTRVPGMREALRRASIAGAALAMLSALALAGSFASAEEDKASDRGFASSPVGVEGVEGDRELADGDDELPAAQAAKPPGAFAPRARPREDAGVTQFVPMERSRGPPPDAAVNEMPSESGLWGLHPYPKTGDINTVLLELRSLSGVDTALWHGNPNPGHWNGAMVPRLPSESGLPQRLDAPLEGSAVLTLPQPHSPLPQKRRQSRRRLVIAVIATVAVALGGSITQNALPAQAAATDTNPSFRIIEEDLAFILRQIQLAEAHAAGGALLCDDVTDVSGKCVPSPALPMGLRTVDGSFNNLVAGQQEYGAADRVFPKLLPQEWRQADPAPAAAPPQTGDTSACADPASTCYAMNDGFVYDSEPRTISNLIVDQTRANPAALNAAVNTPGSTEDLATGRLFIPNTSPDEGLSAPFNTWLGFFGQFFDHGLDLVNKGENGTIVVPLQPDDPLYVAGSRTNFLTLTRATRFNEAGEKDPNGTSHNNQTTPFVDQNQTYTSHPSHQVFLREYQLIDGKPVDTGRLLDGLQPDGSRAGLATWNDIKSQAQTVLGINLTDADVLDVPLLATDLYGNFLPGANGLPVLVTLAGPVEGSIQAPISTADAAGTGHAFLDDIAHGATPSVALDANGDPVRDASGELVLTGYDNVILGEHFATGDGRGNENIGLTAVHHVFHSEHNRMIGEIESLLNKPANAELKKAYLGEANSWPTLRESDRLPGAEADDWSYQQRLFQAARFVTEMQYQHLVFEEYARTIQPSIDAIVFNENGYDGTIDPAIVAEFAHVVYRFGHSMMTDDVARRDFGTSNVPLLDGFLNPRSFDNDGALSPDEAAGSIVNGTTDQVANQIDEFIVDTLRNNLLGLPLDLATINLMRARDAGVPSLQTARQTLYAASGDSVLRPYENWVDFGLNLKTGDNFGRTGSNASLVNFVAAYGQHPSVQNATTTLAKRTAAELLVNGTPAPVALSARFGGTDRFDTAALLSRSNFEPGVAKAYVAVGMDFPDALAGGPAAALAGAPILLTRSGELPRATAAELARLQPQSIVVLGSDGVVGPEVFEALRAFTPGSISRIAGADRYETAAAVSAATFSRTGGVAYVATGMNFPDALAASAAAGSSGSADGAGPVLLVRGDSIPPSTAKELARLKPAKIVVLGSAGVVSASIAADLKKFASGSVVRVSGADRYGTAIENSRASLPKGAKTAYIATGANFPDALAAAPVAAANNAPLLLVPTAKLLPAVEAELRRLGVTKVVVLGSDAVVNVSVQADVEAAIDPNIVAPDDRLEFMNGVGTWAADAGGVDPTGLGDIDMWVGGLAETLNPFGGMLGSTFNVVFERQLENLQFGDRFYYLFRNQGQQMFAALEASSFSDLIKRNTAATDLPANIFSVQDPMIDLDAVPNPLPASLAKFSQMLDGTYRWAGDEHIEIHGTEAEDRMRGGQGDDSLFGNGGNDRIEGGDGNDLLLGNSGDDILTDSFGDDNLKGGLGNDALDGGPGVNLLFGSHGDDYLVSGGDTDNTSFAGTGDDITVGGAGRMIVFGGEGNDWVEGGKHGDLLQGDNGNQFQNDTTGGADVVIGGSGNDDVEGEGGDDVLVGQALGTDRYLGNLGFDWLTYYGTTMPVTADMMVNRLTAPGAVAVRARFDQLEALSGGSGNDTLRGSRKLPDEYRDTDAVLEKATEASLDLVDGLEALLRPGGAHEDYALRFMENPLALDSDGVSNILIGGAGDDTIEGREGDDFLDGDAYLRTQLVHLPTGQKFDSARQLHAAIFAGQINPGDIDIERAIEVDQAAADSVDTVVYLGSITEYSITETVPGSGYYRVLHSGAAEPEESEGSDIVRNFERVQFSDGCFEFATGAACVAEGAVELTYEAPLAEDKPVTATIRGLGGAPFDTTGVSNVRYHWYAGEPGDGNDIGEWELLTSTGPNAGTMTESSWPVTDAAAGSVLRVVVNYTGTDGRVRAIVSETTPDTVANVNDVPSAVVLRTAEGLHVGAGILAQPFTDGDGLAEAAESGIVYEWQRSLDGFASHEVIAGAGGTAYLLQTADIGAGIRVVVRYTDDLGTAEVNTSEAVGPVTELPPVPAP, encoded by the coding sequence ATGACACGTGTGCCGGGAATGCGAGAGGCGCTTCGACGCGCCAGCATCGCCGGCGCCGCCCTGGCCATGTTGAGTGCGCTCGCGCTCGCCGGCTCCTTTGCGTCAGCAGAGGAAGATAAGGCATCTGACCGGGGATTCGCATCGAGTCCGGTGGGTGTCGAAGGGGTGGAGGGCGACCGAGAGCTGGCCGACGGCGACGACGAGTTGCCCGCCGCCCAGGCCGCGAAACCGCCGGGCGCCTTCGCGCCGCGGGCCCGCCCGCGTGAGGACGCCGGCGTGACCCAGTTCGTGCCGATGGAGCGCAGCCGCGGCCCACCGCCGGACGCCGCTGTCAACGAGATGCCGAGTGAGAGCGGCTTATGGGGCCTCCACCCGTACCCCAAAACGGGTGACATTAACACGGTATTACTTGAGCTCCGCTCACTTTCGGGAGTAGACACGGCGTTGTGGCACGGGAACCCGAACCCCGGCCACTGGAACGGGGCAATGGTGCCCCGCCTTCCATCGGAATCGGGCCTGCCTCAGCGTCTCGACGCTCCGTTGGAGGGATCCGCCGTGTTGACCTTGCCCCAGCCCCACTCGCCGCTACCGCAGAAGCGGCGGCAATCCCGCCGACGTCTCGTCATCGCCGTCATCGCCACCGTCGCCGTCGCACTCGGGGGAAGCATCACCCAGAACGCGCTGCCGGCCCAGGCCGCGGCGACGGACACGAACCCCTCCTTCCGCATCATCGAGGAGGACCTGGCATTCATCCTGCGCCAGATCCAGCTCGCCGAGGCCCACGCGGCCGGCGGGGCGCTGCTCTGCGACGACGTCACCGACGTCAGCGGCAAGTGCGTGCCCTCTCCCGCCCTGCCGATGGGCCTGCGCACCGTCGACGGCTCGTTCAACAACCTGGTCGCCGGCCAACAGGAGTACGGCGCCGCAGACCGCGTCTTCCCGAAGCTGCTGCCGCAGGAGTGGCGCCAGGCCGACCCCGCGCCGGCGGCCGCCCCGCCGCAGACCGGCGACACCAGCGCCTGCGCAGACCCGGCATCCACCTGCTACGCCATGAACGACGGGTTCGTCTACGACTCCGAGCCGCGCACCATCAGCAACCTGATCGTCGACCAGACCCGGGCCAACCCGGCAGCGCTGAACGCCGCGGTGAACACGCCGGGGTCGACAGAAGACCTGGCAACGGGGCGGCTGTTCATTCCGAACACCTCGCCCGACGAGGGGCTGTCGGCCCCGTTCAACACCTGGCTTGGCTTCTTCGGCCAGTTCTTCGACCACGGCCTCGACCTGGTGAACAAGGGCGAGAACGGCACCATCGTGGTGCCGCTGCAACCGGACGACCCGCTCTACGTCGCCGGCAGCCGCACGAACTTCCTGACGCTGACGCGGGCGACCCGCTTCAACGAGGCGGGGGAGAAAGACCCGAACGGCACCTCGCACAACAACCAGACCACGCCGTTCGTCGACCAGAACCAGACATACACCTCGCACCCGTCGCACCAGGTCTTCCTCCGTGAGTACCAGCTGATCGACGGCAAGCCGGTTGACACCGGGCGGCTGCTTGACGGGCTGCAGCCCGACGGCTCGCGGGCCGGCCTGGCCACCTGGAACGACATCAAGAGCCAGGCCCAGACGGTGCTGGGCATCAACCTCACAGACGCCGACGTGCTCGACGTGCCGCTGCTGGCGACCGACCTCTACGGCAACTTCCTGCCCGGCGCGAACGGCCTGCCGGTGCTCGTCACCCTCGCCGGCCCGGTGGAGGGCAGCATCCAGGCGCCCATCTCGACGGCGGATGCCGCAGGCACCGGCCACGCCTTCCTGGACGACATCGCCCACGGTGCCACGCCGAGCGTCGCCTTGGACGCCAACGGCGACCCCGTGCGCGACGCCAGCGGCGAGCTCGTGCTCACCGGATACGACAACGTCATCCTCGGCGAGCACTTCGCCACCGGCGACGGCCGCGGCAACGAGAACATCGGCCTGACCGCGGTGCACCACGTGTTCCACTCCGAGCACAACCGCATGATCGGCGAGATCGAATCGCTGCTGAACAAGCCGGCGAACGCCGAACTGAAGAAGGCCTATCTCGGCGAGGCGAACAGCTGGCCGACCCTGCGCGAGAGCGACCGACTCCCGGGCGCGGAGGCCGACGACTGGAGCTACCAACAGCGCCTCTTCCAGGCCGCGCGTTTCGTCACCGAGATGCAGTACCAGCACCTCGTTTTCGAGGAGTACGCCCGCACGATCCAGCCGTCCATCGACGCCATCGTCTTCAACGAGAACGGCTACGACGGCACCATCGACCCGGCCATCGTGGCCGAGTTCGCCCACGTCGTCTATCGTTTCGGCCACTCCATGATGACCGATGACGTCGCGCGCAGAGACTTCGGCACGAGCAACGTGCCCCTGCTCGACGGCTTCCTGAACCCACGCAGCTTCGACAACGACGGTGCACTCTCGCCCGATGAGGCAGCCGGCTCGATCGTGAACGGCACGACCGACCAGGTCGCCAACCAGATCGACGAGTTCATCGTCGACACGCTGCGCAACAACCTGCTCGGGCTGCCGCTCGACCTGGCCACCATCAACCTGATGCGCGCCAGGGATGCCGGTGTGCCGTCGTTGCAGACAGCGAGGCAGACCTTGTACGCCGCCAGCGGTGACTCGGTGCTCCGTCCCTACGAGAACTGGGTCGACTTCGGCCTGAACCTCAAGACCGGCGACAACTTCGGTCGCACCGGCAGCAACGCCTCACTGGTGAACTTCGTCGCGGCCTACGGCCAGCACCCCAGCGTGCAGAACGCCACGACGACGCTCGCCAAACGGACGGCCGCCGAACTGCTCGTGAACGGCACGCCGGCCCCGGTCGCGCTGTCGGCCCGCTTCGGCGGCACAGACCGCTTCGACACCGCCGCGCTGCTCAGCCGCTCGAACTTTGAGCCAGGCGTGGCGAAAGCCTACGTCGCTGTCGGCATGGACTTCCCCGACGCCCTCGCCGGTGGGCCAGCCGCCGCACTGGCCGGTGCCCCGATCCTGCTCACCCGCAGCGGAGAGCTGCCGCGGGCGACGGCCGCGGAACTGGCCAGGCTCCAACCGCAGAGCATCGTTGTTCTGGGCAGTGACGGTGTGGTGGGCCCCGAGGTTTTCGAGGCACTACGCGCCTTCACCCCCGGGAGCATCAGCCGGATTGCCGGAGCCGACCGCTACGAGACGGCTGCCGCCGTGAGCGCGGCCACCTTCAGCCGCACGGGCGGGGTCGCCTACGTGGCCACCGGCATGAACTTCCCTGATGCCCTGGCGGCATCCGCCGCCGCGGGCTCCAGCGGTTCCGCCGACGGGGCGGGCCCCGTGCTGCTCGTGCGGGGCGACTCGATTCCGCCGTCGACCGCGAAAGAGCTGGCCAGGCTGAAGCCGGCCAAGATCGTCGTACTCGGCAGCGCAGGGGTCGTCTCGGCATCCATCGCCGCCGACCTCAAGAAGTTCGCAAGCGGCTCAGTGGTGCGGGTGTCAGGCGCCGACCGCTACGGCACGGCCATTGAGAACAGCCGCGCGTCGCTGCCGAAGGGCGCGAAGACGGCCTACATCGCGACCGGGGCGAACTTCCCGGATGCGCTGGCGGCCGCCCCCGTCGCCGCGGCCAACAACGCGCCGCTGCTGCTCGTGCCGACCGCGAAGCTGCTGCCGGCGGTGGAGGCGGAACTGCGCCGCCTCGGCGTCACCAAAGTCGTCGTGCTCGGCAGCGACGCGGTCGTGAACGTCTCGGTGCAGGCAGACGTGGAGGCCGCGATCGACCCCAACATCGTCGCCCCGGACGACCGGCTCGAGTTCATGAACGGTGTCGGCACCTGGGCCGCGGATGCCGGGGGCGTCGACCCCACCGGCCTCGGCGACATCGACATGTGGGTCGGCGGGCTCGCCGAGACACTCAACCCCTTCGGCGGAATGCTCGGCTCGACGTTCAACGTCGTCTTCGAGCGGCAACTCGAGAACCTGCAGTTCGGCGATCGCTTCTACTACCTGTTCCGCAACCAGGGCCAGCAGATGTTCGCGGCGCTGGAGGCCAGCTCGTTCTCCGACCTGATCAAGCGCAACACGGCCGCCACCGACCTGCCAGCGAACATCTTCTCGGTGCAGGACCCGATGATCGACCTGGATGCCGTCCCGAACCCGCTGCCGGCCAGCCTGGCCAAGTTCTCGCAGATGCTCGACGGCACCTATCGGTGGGCGGGCGACGAGCACATCGAGATCCACGGCACAGAGGCCGAGGACAGGATGCGCGGCGGCCAGGGCGACGACTCGTTGTTCGGCAACGGCGGCAACGACCGGATCGAGGGCGGCGACGGCAACGACCTGCTGCTCGGCAACAGCGGCGACGACATCCTCACCGACAGCTTCGGCGACGACAACCTCAAGGGCGGCCTCGGCAACGACGCCCTGGACGGCGGACCCGGAGTCAACCTGCTGTTCGGCAGCCACGGCGACGACTACCTGGTCTCCGGCGGCGACACCGACAACACCAGCTTCGCCGGAACCGGCGACGACATCACGGTCGGCGGCGCCGGGCGGATGATCGTCTTCGGCGGCGAGGGCAACGACTGGGTCGAGGGCGGCAAGCACGGCGACCTGCTGCAGGGTGACAACGGCAACCAGTTCCAGAACGACACGACAGGAGGCGCTGACGTCGTCATCGGCGGCAGCGGCAACGACGATGTGGAGGGCGAGGGCGGCGACGATGTGCTTGTCGGCCAGGCCCTCGGCACCGACCGCTACCTCGGCAACCTCGGCTTCGACTGGCTGACCTACTACGGCACCACGATGCCGGTCACGGCCGACATGATGGTCAACCGCCTCACCGCGCCGGGCGCGGTCGCGGTGCGGGCCCGCTTCGACCAGCTGGAGGCGCTCTCCGGCGGCTCCGGCAACGACACCCTGCGGGGCTCCCGCAAGCTGCCCGACGAGTACCGCGACACGGATGCCGTGCTCGAGAAGGCCACGGAGGCCAGCCTCGACCTGGTGGACGGCCTCGAGGCGCTGCTGCGCCCAGGGGGAGCGCACGAGGACTACGCGCTGCGCTTCATGGAGAACCCGCTCGCCCTGGACAGCGACGGCGTCAGCAACATCCTGATCGGTGGCGCGGGTGACGACACCATCGAGGGGCGCGAGGGCGATGACTTCCTCGACGGCGACGCCTACCTGCGCACGCAGCTGGTGCACCTGCCGACCGGCCAGAAGTTCGACAGCGCGCGCCAGCTGCACGCCGCGATATTCGCCGGCCAGATCAACCCGGGCGACATCGACATCGAGCGGGCCATCGAGGTCGACCAGGCGGCGGCAGACTCCGTCGACACGGTGGTGTACCTCGGCAGCATCACCGAGTACTCCATCACCGAGACGGTGCCGGGCTCCGGCTACTACCGGGTGCTGCACAGCGGCGCGGCCGAGCCGGAGGAGAGCGAGGGCTCGGACATCGTGCGCAACTTCGAGCGGGTGCAGTTCAGTGACGGATGCTTCGAGTTCGCCACCGGGGCCGCCTGCGTCGCCGAGGGGGCCGTGGAGCTGACCTACGAGGCGCCGCTGGCCGAGGACAAGCCGGTGACGGCGACGATCCGCGGCCTCGGCGGGGCTCCGTTCGACACCACCGGCGTCAGCAACGTGCGCTACCACTGGTACGCGGGCGAGCCGGGTGACGGCAACGACATCGGCGAGTGGGAGCTCCTGACGAGCACCGGGCCGAACGCTGGCACGATGACCGAGAGCAGCTGGCCGGTCACGGATGCCGCGGCTGGCTCGGTTCTGCGGGTCGTGGTCAACTACACCGGGACGGACGGCCGGGTGCGGGCGATCGTCTCAGAGACCACGCCAGACACGGTGGCCAACGTGAACGATGTGCCGTCGGCGGTCGTGCTGCGCACGGCCGAGGGGCTGCATGTGGGGGCAGGGATCCTCGCCCAGCCCTTCACCGACGGGGACGGCCTGGCGGAGGCGGCCGAGTCCGGCATCGTCTACGAGTGGCAGCGCTCGTTGGATGGCTTCGCCAGCCACGAGGTGATCGCCGGGGCCGGCGGCACCGCCTACCTGCTGCAGACGGCAGACATCGGCGCCGGCATCCGTGTCGTTGTGCGCTACACCGATGACCTCGGCACGGCCGAGGTGAACACGTCGGAGGCGGTCGGCCCGGTCACGGAACTGCCGCCGGTGCCGGCTCCGTAG
- a CDS encoding septum formation family protein → MSAPSRGRIARRLGAVAAAAILAFTLSGCAVLQAVIDSARAPVRDAETQEVVESGQADVFTLMVGDCMNEITDEIAYEVPVVPCGEAHDEEAYFEHTFAGDEYPGDDAISEQSFDACFEQFSTFAGIDYQDSLLDFYPITPTQESWERRGDRLVTCMIYDPEAQTTGTLAGAAR, encoded by the coding sequence GTGAGTGCACCCAGCCGAGGCCGCATCGCCCGTCGTCTCGGCGCCGTCGCCGCAGCCGCCATTCTGGCCTTCACGCTGAGCGGCTGTGCCGTGCTGCAGGCGGTCATCGACTCGGCGAGGGCCCCCGTCCGTGATGCGGAAACACAGGAGGTCGTCGAGTCCGGCCAGGCCGACGTCTTCACCCTCATGGTGGGTGACTGCATGAACGAGATCACCGACGAGATCGCCTATGAGGTCCCCGTCGTGCCCTGCGGCGAGGCGCACGACGAGGAGGCGTATTTCGAGCACACGTTTGCCGGCGACGAATACCCCGGCGATGACGCCATCTCGGAACAGTCATTCGACGCGTGTTTCGAGCAGTTCTCCACGTTCGCGGGCATTGACTATCAAGACTCCCTGCTCGACTTCTACCCGATCACTCCGACACAGGAGAGCTGGGAGCGGCGCGGCGACCGCCTCGTCACCTGCATGATCTACGATCCGGAAGCGCAGACGACGGGCACCCTCGCGGGCGCGGCCCGTTAG
- the hisN gene encoding histidinol-phosphatase, which translates to MNSAANSPLALDLSLAHELADIADAISLDRFRSNDLEISTKPDRTFVTDADQAVERAIRARIAEARPEDGILGEEYGTEGESTRQWIIDPIDGTANFLRGVPVWATLISLSIDGHPVLGVVSAPAMNSRWWAASGGGAFIQEGESEPRRLRVSGVQELADASISFNSIAQWDEAGYLEKLIELTRAVWRDRAYGDMWSYMLLAEGLIDVAGEFDVKPYDLAALVPIIEEAGGRFSSVTGEPGPWHGNALASNGLLHDAVLDALK; encoded by the coding sequence GTGAATTCAGCAGCGAACTCGCCTCTGGCGCTTGACCTCAGCCTCGCCCACGAACTGGCCGACATCGCCGACGCGATCTCGTTAGACCGGTTCCGCTCGAATGATCTTGAGATCTCGACGAAGCCGGACCGCACCTTCGTGACGGATGCCGACCAGGCCGTCGAGCGGGCCATCCGCGCGCGCATCGCCGAGGCTCGCCCCGAGGACGGCATCCTCGGTGAGGAGTACGGCACAGAGGGTGAGAGCACCCGCCAGTGGATCATCGACCCGATCGATGGCACCGCCAACTTCCTACGCGGGGTGCCGGTCTGGGCCACGCTCATCTCGCTCAGCATCGACGGCCACCCCGTGCTCGGCGTCGTCAGCGCCCCCGCGATGAACTCGCGCTGGTGGGCGGCATCCGGCGGCGGGGCATTCATCCAGGAGGGCGAGAGCGAACCGCGCCGCCTGCGGGTGAGCGGAGTGCAGGAGCTCGCCGACGCCTCGATCAGCTTCAACAGCATCGCCCAGTGGGACGAGGCCGGCTACCTGGAGAAGCTCATCGAGCTGACCCGTGCCGTCTGGCGCGACCGCGCCTACGGCGACATGTGGTCGTACATGCTGCTCGCAGAGGGCCTGATCGACGTGGCCGGCGAGTTCGACGTGAAGCCCTACGACCTGGCGGCGCTCGTTCCGATCATCGAGGAGGCCGGCGGCCGCTTCAGCTCGGTGACCGGTGAGCCCGGCCCCTGGCACGGCAACGCTCTGGCCAGCAACGGGCTGCTGCACGACGCCGTGCTCGACGCACTGAAGTAG
- a CDS encoding VOC family protein → MDWKIELVAIPVTDVDRAKAFYVDQVGFNDDYDIVVREGLRFVQLTPPGSACSIVLGDGITEMTPGSQKGVQIVVQSADTAMAELRGRGVTTSDIDPQPWGRFVYFSDPDGNSWALQELPPRDEQQTS, encoded by the coding sequence ATGGACTGGAAGATCGAACTGGTGGCCATCCCCGTCACCGATGTTGACCGCGCGAAGGCGTTCTACGTCGACCAAGTCGGCTTCAACGACGACTACGACATCGTGGTGCGCGAGGGGCTGCGCTTCGTGCAGCTGACGCCGCCGGGCTCCGCCTGCTCCATCGTGCTCGGTGACGGCATCACCGAGATGACGCCCGGCTCGCAGAAGGGCGTGCAGATTGTGGTGCAGAGCGCCGACACCGCGATGGCCGAGCTACGCGGGCGCGGTGTGACCACCAGCGACATCGACCCGCAGCCGTGGGGCCGATTCGTGTACTTCTCCGACCCGGACGGCAACAGTTGGGCTTTGCAGGAGCTTCCGCCGCGCGACGAACAGCAAACTTCTTAA
- a CDS encoding energy-coupling factor transporter transmembrane component T family protein, whose amino-acid sequence MIGLYHPGTSLLHRAPALLKLALLSLLIGLAVAFDEPWQVGAVLALGILLAAVARLPFRAVWGQVAPVLWVLAIAVPLQLLFADWQSATMMAGRLLIAVFFAALFTLTTTVSAVLDACEKLLWPFRRWVDTDRIGLLLALTIRSIPVIAAIVAEVFEARKARGTQGSLLSLAVPVIVRSLQSAEALGDALIARGFDD is encoded by the coding sequence GTGATCGGCCTCTACCATCCCGGCACCTCGCTGCTGCACCGGGCCCCCGCCCTGCTCAAGCTGGCGCTGCTCTCGCTGCTCATCGGACTGGCGGTTGCCTTCGACGAGCCGTGGCAGGTGGGCGCCGTGCTCGCGCTCGGCATCCTGCTCGCGGCGGTCGCCCGGCTTCCGTTCCGGGCGGTGTGGGGCCAGGTCGCGCCCGTTCTCTGGGTGCTGGCGATCGCCGTGCCGCTGCAACTGCTCTTCGCCGACTGGCAGAGCGCCACGATGATGGCGGGGCGGCTGCTCATCGCCGTGTTCTTCGCCGCCCTGTTCACGCTCACGACGACCGTGAGCGCGGTGCTCGACGCCTGCGAGAAGCTGCTCTGGCCGTTCCGGCGATGGGTCGACACAGACAGGATCGGGCTGCTGCTGGCGCTCACGATCCGCTCGATCCCGGTCATCGCGGCGATCGTCGCCGAGGTGTTCGAGGCGCGCAAGGCCCGCGGTACCCAGGGCTCGTTGCTCTCGCTCGCCGTGCCGGTGATCGTGCGCTCGCTGCAGAGCGCAGAAGCGCTCGGCGACGCCCTCATCGCCCGCGGTTTCGACGACTGA
- a CDS encoding glycoside hydrolase family 15 protein, with the protein MALNIEDYALISDCQSGALVGLDGSIDWLCLPRFDSASMFGALLGNEEHGRWRLAPSDPDARAVRSYVADTFILSTVWTTSTGQVEVRDFMPHGTDRSDIVRWVRGISGSVEMHADLRVRFGYASSVPWMRQMKGSRAQHGQNGQGHELRQHDAQPGNGAESNGHAHGLIAVAGPDACVIRGPRMHAAGRKHVADFTVAAGEEVEMQLNWYPSHRPIPEPLNVSENFARTAEWWASWASSCSHEGPFHEAVVRSMLILRALTNQETGGIAAAATTSLPEQAGGSRNWDYRYVWLRDASLSLKVLLGQGYEQEAEAWRGWLMRAIAGDPGDVQIMYGMAGERELPERVLTSLPGYRDSGPVRVGNAAVSQFQSDVIGEVMVALHAAREAGVPETDFSWPLQRALMAFLEQNWQKPDQGIWEMRGPARAFTHSRVMVWAAFDRAVRAITEFGLEGPLVRWTALRDTVRQDIEERGFSVARNSYTQFFGSEEVDAALLALPQVGFCEPDDPRMLGTVAAIEQDLLVDSLLLRYRTRGTVDGLPSGENHFVACSFWLVEQYAKTGRYEEAHALMSALVALGNDVGLLSEEYDRAAGHQAGNTPQALSHLALIWAAEAFRGREMPGR; encoded by the coding sequence ATGGCACTCAATATTGAGGACTATGCGCTGATCAGCGACTGCCAATCCGGTGCCCTCGTCGGCCTGGACGGCAGCATCGACTGGCTCTGTCTGCCACGCTTCGACTCCGCGTCGATGTTCGGGGCGCTCCTCGGCAACGAGGAGCACGGCCGTTGGCGTCTGGCGCCCAGCGATCCGGATGCCAGGGCAGTGCGTTCGTATGTGGCCGACACGTTCATCCTGTCGACGGTGTGGACGACGTCGACCGGGCAGGTCGAGGTGCGCGATTTCATGCCGCACGGCACCGATCGTTCCGACATTGTGCGCTGGGTGCGCGGCATCAGCGGCAGCGTCGAGATGCACGCGGATCTGCGGGTGCGTTTCGGCTACGCGTCCTCCGTGCCGTGGATGCGCCAGATGAAGGGGTCACGCGCCCAGCACGGCCAGAATGGGCAGGGCCACGAGCTGCGACAGCACGATGCACAGCCAGGGAACGGTGCGGAGTCGAACGGGCATGCGCACGGGCTGATCGCGGTCGCCGGGCCGGATGCCTGCGTCATCCGTGGCCCACGAATGCACGCTGCCGGCCGCAAGCACGTCGCCGACTTCACGGTGGCCGCCGGCGAGGAGGTGGAGATGCAGCTCAACTGGTACCCCTCGCACCGCCCGATCCCCGAGCCGCTGAACGTCAGCGAGAATTTCGCCCGCACCGCCGAGTGGTGGGCCTCCTGGGCGAGCAGTTGCAGCCATGAGGGGCCGTTCCACGAGGCGGTGGTGCGCTCGATGCTGATCCTGCGCGCCCTCACCAACCAGGAGACGGGCGGCATCGCGGCGGCGGCCACGACGTCGCTGCCGGAACAGGCCGGCGGCTCCCGCAATTGGGACTACCGCTATGTCTGGCTGCGCGATGCATCGCTCAGCCTCAAGGTGCTGCTCGGCCAGGGCTACGAACAGGAGGCTGAGGCGTGGCGCGGCTGGTTAATGCGCGCCATCGCCGGCGACCCCGGTGACGTGCAGATCATGTACGGCATGGCCGGTGAGCGCGAGCTGCCGGAGCGCGTCCTCACCTCACTGCCCGGGTACCGTGACTCCGGCCCGGTGCGGGTGGGCAACGCCGCGGTATCCCAGTTCCAGTCCGACGTGATCGGCGAGGTCATGGTGGCACTGCACGCCGCCCGCGAGGCTGGCGTGCCCGAGACGGATTTCAGTTGGCCGCTGCAGCGGGCGCTGATGGCGTTCCTCGAGCAGAACTGGCAGAAACCTGACCAGGGCATCTGGGAGATGCGCGGCCCGGCCCGGGCCTTCACCCACTCCCGGGTCATGGTCTGGGCCGCCTTCGACCGCGCCGTGCGGGCGATCACCGAATTCGGCCTGGAGGGCCCGCTGGTGCGCTGGACCGCGCTGCGCGACACGGTGCGGCAAGACATCGAGGAGCGCGGCTTCAGCGTGGCACGCAACTCCTACACGCAGTTCTTCGGCAGCGAAGAGGTCGACGCCGCCCTGCTGGCGCTGCCACAGGTGGGGTTCTGCGAGCCGGATGACCCGCGGATGCTCGGAACGGTGGCCGCGATCGAGCAGGACCTTCTGGTGGACAGCCTGCTGCTGCGCTACCGCACCCGTGGCACGGTCGACGGCCTGCCGAGCGGTGAGAACCACTTCGTGGCGTGCTCGTTCTGGTTGGTCGAGCAGTATGCCAAGACCGGCCGCTACGAGGAGGCGCATGCACTGATGAGCGCGCTCGTCGCCCTCGGCAACGACGTCGGACTGCTCTCGGAGGAATACGACAGGGCCGCCGGGCACCAGGCAGGCAACACCCCGCAGGCGCTCAGCCATCTGGCCCTGATCTGGGCGGCAGAAGCGTTCCGCGGGCGGGAAATGCCCGGGCGCTGA